The Corallococcus macrosporus genome segment CCTGTCGCGGTGTTGATCCGACCGGACGGACACGTCGCGTGGGTCGGGGAGGGAACGGACCAGGGCCTGCGTGAGGCCCTGACCCGATGGTTCGGGTCGCCGCGTGCGACATAGGTAGAACTTTCGAACGGGCGGGCGGAAAGGGCGCGGCCATCACCGTTCCCGACGCAACCCTTTCCGCCTTGCCCAGACAATGAGCCGGCTTGCTCATGGAACGGAGCTTCTGGATGCACCCGGCGATGCACAACTCGAAGAGCGCGTGGAAGGCCCTGTCCCTGGGGCTGCTGGCGGTGTGGATGGGCTGTGGCGGAGAGTCGCTCCAGGAGTCCCTGGCGTCACAGCAGGATGCGCTCGTGGACGGCTACAACCTCGTCGTCACGGGCGTGAGCCCGACCACGGTGGTCCCGAGCAGTGCCGTCACCTTCAGCGCGACCATCAAGAACGCGGGGAACGTCGCGACGCCCGCGGGCATCGTCCACGGCCTCTCCTTCTGGGTGAATGGCACCCAGGTGTCGTGGTCGGACACGTACACGAGCTCCATCGCTCCAGGGGGCAGCGTCACGCTCACCGCGAACTCCGGCCCGTCGGGGACGAAGGTGTGGACCGCGCCGGCCGCGTCGGGGACCCACACGCTCCTCGCGCATGTGGATGACATCAACCGGCTGCCGGCGGAGACCCACGAGAGCGACAACCAGTCCAGCTTCCCGCTGAGCGTGACGCCCGCCGCGACCTGCTCGGACCGGGTGCGCAACGGCACGGAGACGGGAGTCGACTGCGGGCCGGACTGTGGCCCGTGTGAGTGGCCGTTCACCGCGGTACCGCGCACCACGCTGCGGGCTTCGGCGAAGCGGGTGTACGCGCACTGGCACTACTACCCGGTGTCCATGGACAACACCAACCCGACGTCCAATGACTACTACGAGCGCAACTACATCGCGGTGAACGGCGAGGGCGGAACCCACGCGGCCTACGGCGGCATGATGCGCGAGCGGCCGCTCCCGAGACTGCCCCGCACGGAGACGGACTGGCGGCTTCGCGACGCGAAGGACGAGATTGAACTCGCGGCGAGGATTGGCATCGACGGCTTCTATCTGAACCTGTGGACCGACAGCGACGTGAACAACGGCGCGGTGTGGACGCGGGCGAAGACGATTGCCGACGCGGCCTCGCAGGCTGGCGGCTTCGACATCATCCCCAACTTCGACATGACCATCCTGGGCACGGGGAGCCAGGCGGGGGACCAGGACCTGATGGTTCGCATCCTGGGCCAGATGAAGAACTACACGGCGCTGCTGCGGCGGCCGGATGGGAAGTATGTCGTTGGCTTGTTCAACCCCGCCGCGCAGGGCCGGACGGCGGCGTTCTATGCCACCGTGAAGCAGCGCGCGTCGACGGAGCTGGGCATGAGCCTGTACGTGGTGCCCGTCTTCCTGGGCACGGGGAGCACGGCGCTCTTCGAGGAGTACAAGACCGTGGGCGATGCCTACGCGGGGTGGGGGACGGCCGTCCCGGTGACGACGACGTCCGGGTACTCCGGGAGCCTGAAGACGAAGGCGGCCGGGTACGGCAAGTCGTGGATCCACCCGATG includes the following:
- a CDS encoding endo-1,3-alpha-glucanase family glycosylhydrolase: MERSFWMHPAMHNSKSAWKALSLGLLAVWMGCGGESLQESLASQQDALVDGYNLVVTGVSPTTVVPSSAVTFSATIKNAGNVATPAGIVHGLSFWVNGTQVSWSDTYTSSIAPGGSVTLTANSGPSGTKVWTAPAASGTHTLLAHVDDINRLPAETHESDNQSSFPLSVTPAATCSDRVRNGTETGVDCGPDCGPCEWPFTAVPRTTLRASAKRVYAHWHYYPVSMDNTNPTSNDYYERNYIAVNGEGGTHAAYGGMMRERPLPRLPRTETDWRLRDAKDEIELAARIGIDGFYLNLWTDSDVNNGAVWTRAKTIADAASQAGGFDIIPNFDMTILGTGSQAGDQDLMVRILGQMKNYTALLRRPDGKYVVGLFNPAAQGRTAAFYATVKQRASTELGMSLYVVPVFLGTGSTALFEEYKTVGDAYAGWGTAVPVTTTSGYSGSLKTKAAGYGKSWIHPMSSQDYRPKDKAFWEARNSLTLRSIWENVIADGLDEVQIVTWNDQHEHHNIRPSTGKQWPAYDMTAYYIQWFKTGTRPTIERDVLYYNHRIQSASLAPATQTSANLAVCRAGCPATNEVELVGFLTSAGRLEITQGTTTYGEDKTAGGVQAIRTALAVGTPAFRLKRSGATVVQFQSMHPIVGSIAYQDLLYRAGSSARAVLPSCATSCANGEARCRLCPGEPMWLKR